A genome region from Bombilactobacillus bombi includes the following:
- a CDS encoding ABC transporter substrate-binding protein has protein sequence MKKQIIGGLAAVVMTMSLLTGCNTASTGSKGVKASGNTVKIGVNMELSGGAGGYGNQQKQGIQLAVDEINHHGGVKINGHKQKIKAIIKDNKSATSTSASVAAQLTNNDKVTSIVGPATTSAGTAQTPNITKAAVPAVSPSATDPGFTMQKNGKVQPYVFRACYQNDFQGSTAAKFAAENLKAKKVAVLTDNSSDYGTGLAKAFKKAFPGEIAASQTFAEGDKDFNAVLTSFKSKNVDAIYVPGYYSEVGLIIKQARQAGIKVPIIGTDGMADPKLAKIAGAQNASNVYYTTPFSIIQAQKSTTARRFMTAYHKRYHQEAPTFSALAYDSVYMIKNAIEKENSADSTKIAAGLAKVKNYKGVTGSITIDKHHNATKPIAIESLKNGKVADSVAIK, from the coding sequence ATGAAAAAACAAATTATTGGAGGTCTTGCAGCAGTTGTGATGACAATGAGTCTTCTGACTGGATGCAATACGGCTTCAACCGGCAGTAAGGGTGTAAAAGCTAGTGGTAATACTGTCAAAATCGGTGTCAACATGGAATTATCCGGTGGCGCTGGTGGCTATGGTAATCAACAAAAGCAAGGAATTCAATTAGCAGTTGATGAGATTAATCATCATGGTGGTGTCAAAATTAACGGTCACAAACAAAAAATCAAAGCCATCATCAAAGATAATAAATCAGCCACAAGTACTTCTGCTTCAGTAGCGGCACAATTGACCAATAATGATAAAGTAACTTCCATTGTCGGTCCAGCTACAACCAGTGCCGGCACTGCACAAACACCTAATATTACTAAAGCGGCTGTTCCTGCAGTAAGTCCTTCAGCTACTGATCCTGGATTTACAATGCAAAAGAACGGCAAGGTTCAACCGTATGTTTTCCGTGCTTGTTATCAAAATGATTTTCAAGGAAGTACAGCTGCTAAGTTTGCTGCTGAAAATTTGAAAGCTAAAAAGGTAGCCGTTTTGACTGATAATTCTAGTGATTATGGAACAGGCCTAGCAAAAGCCTTTAAAAAAGCTTTTCCTGGAGAAATAGCAGCTAGTCAAACTTTTGCTGAAGGAGACAAAGATTTTAACGCGGTTTTGACTTCTTTCAAGAGTAAAAATGTAGATGCAATTTATGTTCCTGGTTATTATTCAGAAGTTGGATTGATTATCAAGCAAGCCCGTCAAGCAGGTATTAAAGTCCCAATTATTGGAACAGACGGAATGGCTGATCCTAAATTGGCCAAAATTGCCGGTGCTCAAAATGCTTCCAACGTGTACTACACAACACCATTTTCTATCATTCAAGCACAAAAGAGTACGACCGCACGCAGATTTATGACTGCTTATCATAAACGTTACCATCAAGAAGCACCGACCTTTTCAGCATTGGCTTATGATTCAGTTTACATGATTAAAAATGCAATTGAAAAAGAAAATTCAGCTGATTCTACTAAAATTGCCGCTGGTTTGGCCAAAGTTAAAAACTATAAAGGTGTAACAGGCTCAATTACAATTGACAAGCATCATAATGCAACCAAACCAATTGCGATTGAAAGTTTGAAAAATGGGAAAGTTGCTGACTCAGTAGCCATTAAATAG
- a CDS encoding glycine cleavage system protein H, which yields MADKTEEQYFWQEKLDNQHIRLGLNSAGQDEVGEVSFVDFPDDLKEVQAGDPIVSVEGAKSVTELESPIAGHVAKVNVDLLDHPEKINNDNHNDNWVIELY from the coding sequence ATGGCAGATAAAACAGAAGAACAATATTTTTGGCAGGAAAAATTAGATAATCAACATATTCGTTTAGGCTTAAATTCTGCTGGCCAAGATGAAGTGGGGGAAGTGTCCTTTGTTGATTTTCCCGACGACTTAAAAGAAGTTCAAGCAGGTGATCCGATTGTTTCTGTTGAAGGAGCAAAATCAGTCACTGAATTGGAATCACCAATAGCTGGTCACGTTGCCAAAGTCAACGTTGACTTGTTAGATCATCCCGAAAAAATTAATAATGATAATCATAATGATAATTGGGTAATTGAGTTATATTAA
- a CDS encoding lyase family protein has product MASGEMLGSIFNQNEYSTARMRAIWTDENRLAVICQTEIALAQAMADNHKIPQEAVVEIKEVMQPKNFDLRKLRLAVARNGHFLAGLIEYVQPFFQHEGGQYLHYGAASEDIEDTAYVLQLKQAHQLIVDYVQRICQRLSQLVAAHQQDLCAAIAHRTYGAYTTLGFKLGVFLNDLENLLTKLEQQAPQSFCGSLANGDGLSTMVGDHSDQVEADFCRYLNLNTPEMYWHTQRERFCDYTHFLTEIAQVLGRLAKELLYMSQTSVQEFSEPYAPGRQGSTVIPTSREPYMCESMLNLSTVIRNEMTLMYDQMLVSGEKDTAVWRDLYVAMPEICMYLSGQLNYALVLLTKGQFNIEKMRNNLQLDDGTMYSGALMVAMSSKIGRQKAHDLLYQMRVEADAQGKSLRVVIENSSRIGAVLSADELQAIMTPSVEHIPNALFKVQKILQLFKQHHPELQIKENK; this is encoded by the coding sequence ATGGCTAGTGGAGAAATGTTAGGTTCTATTTTTAATCAAAATGAATATTCTACGGCACGGATGCGGGCAATTTGGACAGATGAGAATCGTTTGGCGGTAATCTGTCAAACTGAAATTGCTTTAGCACAAGCGATGGCTGATAATCACAAAATTCCCCAAGAAGCAGTAGTCGAAATTAAAGAAGTTATGCAGCCTAAAAACTTTGATTTACGGAAATTGCGCTTAGCAGTAGCCCGCAATGGGCACTTTTTGGCCGGATTAATTGAATATGTGCAACCATTTTTTCAACATGAAGGTGGTCAGTATCTTCATTACGGGGCTGCTAGTGAAGATATTGAAGATACTGCTTATGTATTGCAGTTAAAGCAAGCGCACCAACTCATTGTTGATTATGTACAGCGCATTTGCCAACGTCTAAGTCAACTAGTAGCAGCCCATCAGCAAGATCTTTGTGCCGCTATTGCTCATCGAACTTATGGAGCTTATACAACCTTAGGATTTAAATTAGGTGTTTTTTTAAATGATTTAGAAAATTTATTAACCAAACTTGAACAACAGGCTCCCCAAAGTTTTTGTGGCAGTTTAGCCAATGGGGACGGTTTGTCAACAATGGTTGGCGATCATAGTGACCAAGTGGAAGCAGACTTTTGCCGATATTTAAACTTAAATACTCCTGAAATGTATTGGCATACGCAACGGGAGCGTTTTTGTGATTATACCCATTTTTTGACAGAAATCGCGCAAGTGTTGGGCCGCTTAGCCAAAGAATTATTATATATGAGCCAAACTTCAGTACAAGAATTCAGCGAACCTTATGCTCCTGGACGCCAAGGTTCAACAGTTATTCCTACTTCACGTGAACCTTATATGTGTGAATCAATGTTGAATCTCAGCACAGTTATTCGTAATGAAATGACTTTAATGTATGATCAAATGTTGGTAAGTGGAGAAAAAGATACCGCCGTTTGGCGTGACTTGTATGTTGCCATGCCTGAAATCTGTATGTATTTATCCGGTCAATTAAATTATGCATTAGTCCTACTCACTAAAGGACAATTCAATATTGAGAAAATGCGTAACAATTTGCAGCTTGATGATGGTACAATGTATTCGGGTGCCTTAATGGTGGCTATGTCTTCTAAGATTGGCCGTCAAAAAGCGCATGATCTTTTGTATCAAATGCGCGTGGAAGCGGATGCACAGGGAAAGTCTTTGCGAGTCGTAATTGAGAATAGTTCACGAATTGGCGCGGTTTTAAGTGCTGATGAATTACAAGCAATTATGACACCTAGTGTAGAACATATTCCGAATGCTTTATTCAAAGTACAAAAGATTTTGCAATTATTTAAGCAGCATCATCCGGAATTACAAATAAAGGAGAACAAGTAG
- a CDS encoding lipoate--protein ligase: MLYVDMSDGEKYLKYPYVNQATSEFLETQTKFGDEKLLMFFQPQTPIVICGVNQNIYAEVNLDYLREHNIELTRRGAGGGAVYVDQGNLTYGYIDSDNGNNYQNFPLYAQTALEVLHELGVPAKMGGRNDLTVDGKKFSGMSSLKIGNRFSCGGTLMIDVDLENASRALHPLQAKLRSKGVKSVHSRVTNIRSYFKPKYQNITLPEIRDLFLKFAFKTDDLSQIPTYKFTDADWQNLVALGKSKYGDPKWVYGENNQEDEYFHAQHFADFGTVEISFSVDRGVISHCQIYGDFSLASGDLTVIERNLVGVPLQKANLIEALNQSDLKTNIGALSAEDLANVILDPTKQEEVHYG, from the coding sequence ATGTTATATGTCGATATGAGTGATGGTGAGAAGTATTTAAAATATCCCTATGTGAATCAGGCAACTTCAGAATTTTTGGAAACCCAAACTAAATTTGGTGATGAAAAATTGTTGATGTTTTTCCAGCCGCAAACACCGATTGTGATTTGTGGAGTTAATCAAAATATTTATGCAGAAGTTAATTTAGATTATTTACGAGAACACAACATTGAATTAACACGGCGTGGTGCTGGTGGTGGCGCTGTTTATGTTGATCAAGGCAATTTAACATATGGCTACATCGACAGTGACAATGGAAATAACTATCAAAATTTCCCGTTGTACGCACAGACTGCTTTAGAAGTGTTACATGAATTAGGCGTACCTGCCAAAATGGGTGGTCGTAATGACTTGACTGTAGATGGGAAAAAGTTTTCGGGGATGTCTTCATTAAAGATTGGCAATCGTTTTTCCTGTGGTGGTACTTTGATGATTGATGTCGATTTAGAAAATGCTAGTCGAGCATTACATCCATTACAAGCTAAGTTACGTTCAAAGGGTGTCAAATCCGTGCATAGTCGGGTCACTAATATTCGTTCTTACTTTAAACCCAAATATCAAAATATTACTTTGCCTGAAATTCGAGATTTATTTTTAAAATTTGCTTTTAAAACAGATGATTTAAGTCAAATTCCAACTTATAAATTTACAGATGCTGATTGGCAGAATTTGGTGGCTTTAGGTAAATCCAAATATGGTGATCCTAAGTGGGTTTATGGCGAAAATAATCAAGAAGATGAATATTTCCATGCTCAGCATTTTGCTGATTTTGGCACAGTGGAGATTAGTTTTTCAGTGGATCGGGGAGTAATCTCACATTGTCAAATTTATGGTGACTTTTCCTTGGCTTCTGGTGATTTGACAGTTATTGAACGTAACTTAGTGGGAGTACCATTGCAAAAAGCTAACCTAATAGAAGCTTTGAATCAAAGTGATTTAAAAACTAATATTGGAGCTTTGAGTGCTGAAGATTTGGCCAATGTCATATTGGATCCAACTAAACAAGAAGAGGTGCATTATGGCTAG
- a CDS encoding PTS sugar transporter subunit IIC: MNATTASPQHNVKTFFNNVLAGTATGIIVGLIPNAVVSAILKLFGNSAWVLSLNQVLVIFQCATPLLIGALIAYQFKLTPVDIATVAAAAYVGSGVTKFNPAIVNPANKVPGVYVSAGTGDLINTMITAALAVWMTLIIGDKLGSVKIVLGPILIGGGASWIGYLILPFIAKITTWIGDLINSFTNFQPIVMCILIACMFALLIITPISTVAIGMAIQLNGISAGAAAMGVAATTIVLVVHSWRTNKSGVTLAVALGAMKMMIPNLFRYPIILLPVMTTAIISAIPVALLQVAGTPASAGFGLVGLVGPLASLDVGKMSINLFTAVIVWFVIPIIGALVSRFVYSKVLHLYDEKQAFAYLGE, encoded by the coding sequence ATGAATGCAACCACGGCGTCACCACAACATAATGTTAAAACTTTTTTTAATAATGTATTGGCAGGAACTGCCACTGGGATTATTGTTGGACTAATTCCTAATGCTGTTGTGTCTGCTATTTTAAAATTATTTGGTAATAGTGCTTGGGTTTTATCTTTAAATCAAGTTTTGGTTATTTTTCAATGCGCAACGCCGTTATTGATTGGTGCTTTGATTGCATATCAGTTTAAATTAACTCCAGTAGATATTGCTACAGTAGCTGCAGCTGCCTATGTGGGTTCCGGGGTTACTAAATTTAATCCAGCAATTGTCAATCCAGCGAATAAGGTTCCAGGAGTTTACGTTTCTGCTGGAACTGGTGATTTAATTAACACGATGATTACGGCTGCTTTGGCTGTTTGGATGACGTTGATTATTGGGGACAAATTAGGCTCGGTTAAGATTGTGTTAGGTCCAATCTTAATTGGTGGCGGTGCTAGTTGGATTGGTTATTTGATCTTACCTTTTATTGCCAAAATCACCACTTGGATTGGAGATTTAATTAATTCTTTTACTAACTTTCAACCTATTGTTATGTGTATTTTGATTGCTTGTATGTTTGCGTTGTTAATTATTACACCGATTTCCACAGTAGCGATTGGTATGGCTATCCAGTTAAATGGTATTTCTGCTGGGGCTGCAGCTATGGGAGTGGCTGCTACTACGATTGTCTTAGTGGTGCATTCTTGGAGAACTAATAAGTCTGGAGTGACGCTGGCAGTGGCTTTGGGAGCAATGAAAATGATGATTCCTAACCTATTTCGCTATCCAATCATCTTATTACCCGTTATGACAACAGCTATTATTTCTGCGATTCCGGTCGCACTTTTGCAAGTTGCTGGTACTCCGGCTTCAGCTGGATTTGGTTTAGTTGGCTTAGTTGGACCTCTGGCTTCTTTAGATGTTGGTAAAATGAGTATTAATCTCTTTACAGCAGTGATTGTGTGGTTCGTTATACCTATTATTGGTGCTTTGGTAAGCCGTTTTGTATATAGCAAAGTATTGCATCTTTATGATGAAAAACAGGCTTTTGCTTATTTAGGTGAATAA
- a CDS encoding 2-dehydropantoate 2-reductase, producing MKIAIVGVGAMGSRFALMLKHSGNEVTLIDGWQPNVEAIKAHGLQADFNGKHVQSKMPIYALDEVDQLQDYQPDLIIAFTKSNQLDEAFQKAQSLISPQTYVLCLLNGMGHEEILKKYVSEEHLILGITMWTAGLAGPGQATLFGNGNVELQNFAAVDKDFALEVEQVFAAAGLNPKYSDNVSYSIWRKACVNGTLNTLCSILDCNIGELGQTKESEALLKAIIAEFAAVAAHEGIDLDQAEVFEHVAETFTADIADHYPSMYQDLIKNHRNTEIDFINGAVWRRGQEYGIATPYCALITQLIHAKEQLLNK from the coding sequence ATGAAGATTGCAATTGTTGGTGTTGGGGCCATGGGCAGCCGCTTTGCTTTAATGTTAAAACATAGCGGCAATGAGGTTACTCTAATTGATGGTTGGCAACCTAATGTAGAAGCCATTAAAGCACATGGTTTACAAGCAGACTTTAATGGTAAACATGTCCAAAGCAAAATGCCAATTTATGCTTTAGATGAAGTAGATCAATTACAGGATTACCAACCTGATTTAATTATTGCTTTTACTAAGTCGAATCAACTAGATGAAGCTTTTCAAAAAGCCCAATCTTTGATTAGTCCACAAACTTATGTCTTATGTTTATTAAATGGTATGGGCCATGAAGAAATTTTAAAAAAATATGTCTCCGAAGAGCATTTAATTTTGGGTATTACGATGTGGACAGCAGGACTAGCAGGACCAGGCCAAGCAACTTTATTTGGTAATGGCAATGTTGAATTACAAAATTTTGCTGCTGTGGATAAAGATTTTGCTTTAGAAGTCGAACAAGTTTTTGCAGCGGCCGGCTTAAATCCTAAATATAGTGATAATGTCAGCTATTCCATTTGGCGTAAAGCTTGTGTTAATGGAACTTTGAATACGCTTTGTTCTATTTTAGATTGCAACATTGGTGAATTAGGTCAAACTAAAGAATCTGAGGCGTTATTAAAAGCGATTATTGCCGAATTTGCCGCTGTAGCCGCTCATGAAGGCATTGACTTAGACCAAGCAGAAGTTTTTGAGCATGTAGCGGAAACTTTTACTGCTGATATTGCGGATCATTATCCTTCTATGTATCAAGATTTAATTAAGAACCATCGTAACACTGAAATTGATTTTATTAATGGGGCTGTTTGGCGCAGAGGACAAGAATATGGTATCGCGACTCCCTACTGTGCCTTAATTACACAACTCATCCATGCTAAGGAGCAGTTGTTGAATAAATAA
- a CDS encoding BspA family leucine-rich repeat surface protein has product MSDERPRTTNYNHLIMTNWSVSLPKILSSLIMMKSDFWKFFFFLIGFFVYYWCPVSNIVVKAQVQSDSSIIIATDKTLPAISQLTQLPKTQPSISVLTTLTKPIPIARLVRATPASGPGWSLDDKGVLTITDALKQPTNINDNQSWPWKDHLEEITQVNIKDKIANFTNTSYMFSGMTNLTSISGLDKLDVSNVTDLRSMFSSDKSLTTLDLAGFKVDKVVNFDYLFSGCDALTEIKGLDQWQTPAAESMVAMFQKCPLLKTLDLRHFYSPNASSKLLEIRNMFDQDESLQTINVSHFDVSHVQNFYAVFNGCKAVTTIEGIENWNTKNALDMSNMFSYDRAIAHLDVSQWDVSQVTNFSTMFASCNKLELITGLDQWTTPNAKDMSHMFDQDESLQSLNVSQFQVNKVTDFSQMFTGCSKLTAIDGLDNWTTSAAQDMNNMFSYDSNLGKLDLTNFDVSNVTDMSLMFAGDSALTVVNTKGFDAKNIKDFSKMFYACNKLEEIKGIENWKTPSAENMSYMFAYDSNLKSLNLQGFDISKVNNTLSTSSDSQTEITRGLRYMFFGCENLVSITGTDQWNAAKVADVEGMFGSCKKLQNLDLSSFNGAQITNMKSMFAYDDDLEAVTTKDIDVSNVTDFSLMFASCRHLQEVQGIENWHMKNATTIEGMFIYDGNLQKATLNNDDSDKLINAKQALLGCNNLQTLDLSHLNLRQADNDSMLAYDNSLWKMTLGTNVVLSPTAKSQNSVTLSEVPVNSDFPSLFPDDETGNAHTELNHSYITASTGKWQEVKSNEKEINPSGDTHSSYDLTYFVYGSSNQPTKIRTWIWQPIAAGLSLVEYPQKFDLKATLTNNVNYEFNNGQSQTYKVLDRRYGHNGKFWQVMAAATDLKTDQDILSAHIVLYDSNKAITLTKSPQVIYSTTSNSGIDYPWTYKAKLNLNTVYPWLHYGKQYHSTITYTLKDAP; this is encoded by the coding sequence ATGTCAGATGAACGACCGCGAACTACTAATTATAATCATCTTATCATGACTAATTGGTCAGTTTCTCTCCCAAAAATACTTTCCTCATTGATAATGATGAAATCTGATTTTTGGAAGTTTTTTTTCTTTTTAATAGGGTTCTTCGTATATTATTGGTGTCCTGTTTCAAATATCGTTGTGAAAGCACAAGTACAATCTGATTCGTCTATCATAATTGCTACTGATAAAACTTTACCTGCTATTAGTCAATTAACCCAATTGCCCAAAACCCAACCGTCAATCTCGGTACTTACTACCTTAACTAAACCAATTCCGATAGCTCGATTAGTCCGAGCTACTCCGGCTAGTGGACCAGGGTGGTCGCTTGATGATAAAGGTGTATTAACAATAACCGATGCCTTAAAACAGCCAACTAATATCAATGATAATCAATCGTGGCCTTGGAAAGACCATCTGGAAGAGATCACACAAGTAAATATTAAAGATAAAATTGCTAACTTTACCAATACTTCATATATGTTTTCAGGAATGACAAATTTAACGTCAATATCAGGATTGGATAAGTTAGATGTTTCTAATGTGACAGATCTTCGTAGTATGTTTAGTAGTGATAAAAGTTTAACAACTCTAGATTTAGCTGGATTTAAGGTGGATAAAGTTGTTAATTTTGATTATCTGTTTTCCGGCTGTGATGCTTTAACTGAGATTAAAGGTCTAGATCAGTGGCAAACTCCTGCAGCTGAGTCGATGGTCGCAATGTTTCAAAAATGTCCACTGTTAAAGACGTTGGATTTAAGACATTTCTACAGTCCAAATGCCTCTTCTAAATTGTTAGAAATCAGAAATATGTTTGATCAAGATGAATCTTTACAAACAATTAATGTTAGCCACTTTGATGTTTCCCATGTTCAAAATTTCTATGCAGTTTTTAATGGTTGTAAAGCAGTAACTACAATCGAGGGCATAGAAAATTGGAATACTAAAAATGCTCTTGATATGTCGAATATGTTTTCTTATGATCGGGCTATCGCTCATCTCGATGTTTCTCAATGGGATGTTTCACAAGTCACTAATTTCAGTACAATGTTCGCTAGTTGCAATAAGTTAGAGCTTATCACAGGCTTAGACCAATGGACGACCCCCAATGCCAAAGACATGTCACATATGTTTGATCAAGATGAATCTTTACAAAGCCTGAATGTTTCCCAATTTCAAGTAAATAAGGTGACTGATTTTAGTCAAATGTTTACTGGCTGTAGTAAATTAACGGCAATTGATGGTCTAGATAATTGGACTACTTCTGCTGCTCAAGATATGAATAATATGTTTTCTTATGATTCGAACTTGGGAAAATTAGATTTAACTAATTTTGATGTTTCTAATGTCACAGATATGAGTTTAATGTTTGCAGGGGATAGTGCTTTAACAGTAGTGAATACGAAGGGCTTTGATGCGAAAAATATTAAAGATTTTAGTAAGATGTTTTATGCTTGCAATAAGCTAGAGGAAATTAAAGGAATTGAAAATTGGAAAACTCCTAGTGCTGAGAACATGTCATATATGTTTGCCTATGATAGCAACTTAAAAAGTCTAAATTTGCAAGGCTTTGATATTTCCAAGGTCAATAATACTTTGTCGACTTCTTCGGATTCACAAACAGAAATCACTAGAGGCTTGCGCTACATGTTTTTTGGCTGTGAGAATTTGGTTTCAATTACAGGAACTGATCAATGGAATGCTGCTAAGGTGGCTGATGTGGAAGGAATGTTTGGCTCCTGTAAAAAGCTTCAAAACCTCGATTTGTCCAGCTTTAACGGTGCTCAAATTACTAATATGAAGTCCATGTTTGCTTACGATGACGATTTAGAAGCGGTCACCACTAAAGATATAGATGTGTCTAATGTAACTGATTTTAGCTTGATGTTTGCAAGTTGTCGTCATTTACAAGAAGTGCAGGGAATAGAAAATTGGCATATGAAAAACGCCACGACAATCGAAGGGATGTTTATTTATGATGGTAACTTACAAAAAGCCACTTTAAATAATGATGATTCGGATAAATTAATAAATGCTAAGCAAGCTTTATTGGGCTGTAATAATTTACAAACTTTAGATTTAAGTCATTTAAATTTACGGCAGGCAGATAATGACAGTATGCTTGCATATGATAATAGTTTGTGGAAGATGACTTTGGGAACTAATGTAGTTTTAAGTCCAACTGCTAAATCACAAAACAGTGTGACCTTGAGTGAAGTTCCTGTAAATAGTGATTTTCCGTCGCTGTTTCCTGATGATGAAACTGGGAATGCTCATACTGAATTAAATCATAGTTATATTACCGCTAGTACTGGTAAATGGCAGGAAGTAAAATCCAATGAAAAAGAAATAAATCCGAGTGGGGATACTCATTCATCTTATGATTTGACGTACTTTGTTTATGGAAGTTCTAATCAACCTACTAAGATTAGAACTTGGATTTGGCAACCAATTGCGGCGGGATTGAGTTTGGTTGAATATCCGCAAAAATTTGATTTGAAAGCGACATTAACTAATAATGTTAATTACGAATTTAATAACGGTCAAAGCCAAACTTATAAAGTCTTAGATCGCCGTTATGGTCATAATGGTAAATTTTGGCAAGTAATGGCAGCTGCCACTGATTTGAAGACTGATCAAGATATATTATCTGCCCATATTGTTTTGTATGATAGCAATAAGGCCATAACTTTAACAAAGTCACCACAAGTTATTTATAGTACTACCAGTAATTCAGGAATTGATTATCCGTGGACTTATAAAGCTAAGTTAAATTTAAATACTGTGTATCCTTGGCTGCATTATGGTAAGCAATACCATAGTACTATCACTTACACCTTGAAAGATGCACCTTAA
- a CDS encoding ArgE/DapE family deacylase has protein sequence MEKTRALKILSDLIAIPSINDQEAQVADYLADLFAGYPAQIQRVRYAPGRDNLVVTIGDHGPLLGFSGHEDVVAVDSSKDWDYPPFTATMKDGKLYGRGASDMKSGLAAMVVAMLDLLDGKQPLDGRIRLLASVGEETGEYGAAQLTEAGYASELQGLVIGEPTDLHIRVTHKGVIDYRVESLGKSVHSSQPSLGKNAILPLVEFVHQAQITLSQDNQVDEILGSLTHVVSQIQGGAQINTVPAHAWLTGNIRTIPAYPNELVMQQLDDIVHHLNSQGAQLKITYSYPEPPLPNQGQTALAQLASQVLQEQFQLQGDLTAGMGATDASEYHHVLNLPIIIVGPADGTTDHQPNEFVSIDKYLLGCKFYEKFARAFWQKFTVNH, from the coding sequence ATGGAAAAAACACGAGCTCTAAAAATTTTATCAGATTTAATTGCGATTCCTTCAATTAATGACCAAGAAGCACAAGTGGCTGATTATTTAGCTGATTTATTCGCGGGTTATCCAGCACAGATTCAACGTGTCCGTTATGCACCTGGACGTGACAATTTAGTGGTGACTATTGGTGATCATGGTCCCTTGTTAGGTTTTTCTGGGCATGAAGATGTAGTAGCTGTTGATTCTAGTAAAGATTGGGATTATCCCCCCTTTACTGCCACTATGAAAGATGGCAAGCTTTATGGGCGAGGCGCTAGTGATATGAAGTCGGGCTTAGCTGCCATGGTAGTGGCAATGTTAGATTTGCTAGATGGTAAACAGCCTTTAGACGGACGGATTCGTTTATTAGCTTCTGTCGGTGAAGAAACCGGTGAATATGGAGCTGCACAATTGACCGAAGCTGGTTATGCTAGTGAATTACAAGGCTTAGTGATTGGCGAACCTACTGATTTGCACATTCGAGTGACTCACAAGGGAGTTATTGATTATAGAGTGGAATCACTAGGTAAAAGTGTGCATTCTTCGCAGCCTAGTTTAGGTAAAAACGCAATTTTACCATTAGTAGAGTTTGTGCATCAGGCACAAATAACTTTAAGTCAAGATAATCAAGTAGATGAAATCTTAGGTTCATTAACCCATGTAGTGAGTCAAATCCAAGGAGGTGCACAAATTAATACTGTGCCAGCACATGCCTGGTTAACAGGAAATATTAGGACCATTCCCGCTTATCCCAATGAGTTAGTAATGCAGCAATTAGATGACATTGTGCACCATTTAAATTCACAAGGAGCACAATTAAAGATTACTTATAGTTATCCCGAACCGCCATTGCCAAACCAAGGGCAAACCGCATTAGCACAATTAGCTAGTCAAGTTTTGCAAGAACAATTTCAATTGCAAGGTGATTTGACAGCAGGCATGGGTGCTACAGATGCTTCTGAATATCATCATGTCCTTAATTTACCGATTATTATTGTGGGACCAGCTGATGGTACAACGGATCATCAACCTAACGAATTTGTTTCTATTGATAAATATTTATTAGGATGTAAATTTTATGAAAAATTTGCCCGCGCTTTTTGGCAAAAATTCACTGTAAATCATTAA
- a CDS encoding amino acid ABC transporter ATP-binding protein, translating into MNNNEEKATPVIAVEHLKKTFGKNEVLKDISENVYDGQVICLIGPSGAGKSTFLRCLNLLDKPTAGKVFFEGDELTALDDQNLDQLRQQMGMVFQNFNLFPHKSVLENLKLAPMKVKGMTEEDATQLAQKLLQQVGLADKAEAFPNNLSGGQQQRVAIARALAMNPKVMLFDEPTSALDPEMVGEVLKVMQDLATEGMTMVVVTHEMGFAKNVANQVWFMADGYIQETNSPQEFFAHPQTERAQDFLAKILEA; encoded by the coding sequence ATGAATAATAATGAAGAAAAAGCAACACCAGTGATTGCAGTTGAACACTTAAAGAAAACTTTTGGTAAAAATGAAGTATTAAAAGATATCAGTGAAAATGTTTATGATGGGCAAGTAATTTGTTTAATTGGACCTTCTGGTGCCGGCAAAAGTACCTTTTTAAGATGTTTAAATCTTCTCGATAAACCCACTGCTGGGAAAGTCTTTTTTGAAGGCGATGAATTGACGGCTTTAGATGACCAAAATTTAGATCAATTGCGGCAACAAATGGGAATGGTATTTCAGAATTTTAATCTGTTTCCACATAAAAGTGTCTTAGAAAATTTAAAACTGGCCCCGATGAAAGTTAAAGGGATGACGGAAGAAGACGCAACTCAATTAGCGCAAAAATTACTCCAACAAGTTGGTTTGGCAGACAAGGCAGAAGCTTTTCCTAATAACTTGTCAGGAGGACAACAACAACGGGTTGCCATTGCGCGGGCTTTGGCGATGAATCCCAAGGTTATGCTTTTTGATGAGCCAACTTCTGCTTTAGATCCCGAAATGGTTGGTGAAGTTTTAAAGGTTATGCAAGATTTGGCCACTGAAGGAATGACCATGGTGGTAGTAACTCATGAAATGGGTTTTGCGAAGAATGTTGCCAACCAAGTTTGGTTTATGGCTGATGGCTATATTCAAGAAACTAATTCCCCGCAAGAATTTTTTGCTCATCCACAAACGGAACGGGCACAAGACTTTTTAGCAAAGATTTTGGAAGCTTAG